Proteins from a genomic interval of Candidatus Nomurabacteria bacterium:
- a CDS encoding glycine--tRNA ligase — protein MADSKYSMDDIVSLCKRRGFVYPGSEIYGGEAGLYDFGPYGSELLNNIKKSWWQANVQLKENYVGIDSAMFKNPKVWEASGHTGGFSDPLAECKKCNTRIRVDKELEKVGITADEKMSEKELNELFDSARDKIKCPTCGSKNFSEVKAFNLLVKSNLGDFTDNGDRPVYLPGEACQGIYLNFKNIVDTTRLKVPFGVAQIGKAFRNEISPRNFLFRTRELEQADTQLFIKPNTNKEAYEQVKEDRWNWYLNIGINPENLRWKQHENVVFYASDAWDIEYNYPSYGFDELEGVHDRTDYDLTQHMKFSGTDLIYTDPQSGEKYIPWVIETSVGTGRLFLAVISDAYCEEEVNGEKRTVLKLKEELAPIKAVVSPLLRNKPELVEKAKEVFEKLSQDKMCEYDDNGNIGKRYRRADEIGVPKCITIDFQTLEDGTVTVRDRDTMEQSRVKIEEL, from the coding sequence ATGGCGGACAGCAAGTACAGTATGGACGACATTGTCTCTTTATGTAAGAGGCGTGGTTTTGTGTATCCTGGGTCTGAGATCTATGGTGGTGAGGCTGGTCTTTATGATTTTGGTCCTTATGGTTCTGAGCTCTTGAACAATATTAAGAAGTCTTGGTGGCAAGCTAACGTCCAGCTAAAAGAAAACTATGTAGGTATTGATTCTGCGATGTTTAAGAATCCTAAAGTTTGGGAGGCGAGTGGTCACACAGGTGGTTTTTCTGACCCACTAGCAGAATGTAAGAAGTGTAATACGAGAATACGAGTTGATAAGGAGCTCGAAAAAGTTGGTATTACGGCCGATGAAAAAATGAGCGAAAAAGAACTCAATGAGCTATTTGATAGTGCTCGAGATAAGATTAAATGTCCAACTTGTGGCTCTAAGAATTTTAGTGAGGTTAAGGCTTTTAATCTTCTAGTTAAGTCTAATCTAGGTGACTTTACCGATAATGGTGATCGTCCAGTCTATCTTCCAGGTGAGGCGTGCCAAGGCATTTATCTTAACTTTAAGAATATTGTTGATACAACGAGACTTAAAGTGCCTTTTGGTGTGGCACAAATTGGTAAAGCGTTTAGAAATGAGATCTCTCCAAGAAACTTCTTATTTAGAACTCGTGAGTTAGAACAAGCTGATACACAGCTATTTATCAAACCAAATACCAATAAAGAGGCTTACGAGCAAGTTAAAGAAGACAGGTGGAATTGGTATTTGAATATAGGTATTAACCCAGAAAACTTAAGATGGAAGCAGCACGAGAATGTCGTTTTCTATGCTTCTGATGCATGGGATATAGAGTATAACTACCCCTCTTATGGTTTTGATGAGCTTGAGGGAGTTCACGATAGAACGGATTATGATCTAACTCAGCATATGAAGTTTTCAGGAACTGATTTAATTTATACAGATCCACAAAGTGGAGAGAAATATATCCCTTGGGTTATAGAGACTTCTGTTGGTACAGGGCGTTTATTCTTAGCAGTTATTTCTGATGCTTATTGCGAGGAAGAGGTCAATGGAGAAAAGAGAACTGTTTTAAAGCTTAAAGAAGAGCTTGCGCCAATTAAAGCCGTTGTTTCACCACTCCTCAGAAACAAACCAGAGTTGGTAGAAAAGGCTAAAGAGGTTTTTGAGAAGCTTTCTCAAGACAAAATGTGTGAATACGATGATAACGGAAATATCGGTAAGCGCTATCGCAGGGCGGATGAGATTGGTGTACCAAAGTGTATTACAATCGACTTCCAAACTCTAGAAGATGGAACTGTAACAGTTCGAGATCGTGACACTATGGAGCAGAGTAGAGTGAAGATTGAGGAATTGTAG
- a CDS encoding glycoside hydrolase family 1 protein — protein MKKSLFEDDFLWGAGISAHQVEGGNDNNWTEWELANATRLAKAAPNKYGYLPNWPKIKPQATDPRNYVSGRAAEHKKHFKEDFELLRSLNLNTLRFSIEWSRIEPVEGQFNKAALRYYKTYFNELKRQGIKPVVTLWHWTTPKWFESKGGFLKRSNIKYFEQFVEVITKAFGNDFTYVTILNEPMLYTYYSFKDGKWPPQEESIFKYLKVVFNLIRAHKKAAKVLLKFREDYKIGIAHNVADFYRGDNKLSTKLNVKFLNYINNFFFLDRIKKYLDFVGVNYYFADRHYGFGFFGKNPDRNRNDMGWSMEPARISNAVYSIWCRYRLPTMITENGVADSTDKYRKWWIGETLKELIKLKKKGVNLIGYIHWSLLDNFEWAEGHWPKFGLISVNRKTGERKIRPSAKWFANIIQRIQSPGPRSEPVTAAKEVDKLK, from the coding sequence ATGAAGAAAAGTTTGTTTGAGGATGATTTTTTATGGGGGGCAGGTATCTCTGCGCATCAAGTAGAGGGCGGCAATGATAATAACTGGACAGAGTGGGAGCTAGCTAACGCGACTCGTTTAGCAAAAGCTGCGCCTAATAAATATGGCTACTTGCCTAACTGGCCAAAGATAAAACCTCAGGCGACAGATCCAAGAAATTATGTCTCCGGCCGAGCAGCAGAGCACAAGAAACATTTTAAAGAAGACTTCGAACTACTTCGATCTCTAAATTTGAACACTTTAAGATTTAGTATTGAGTGGAGTAGGATTGAGCCAGTTGAGGGTCAGTTTAATAAGGCTGCTCTTAGGTATTACAAAACTTATTTTAATGAGCTTAAAAGACAGGGTATAAAACCGGTAGTGACACTTTGGCATTGGACTACTCCAAAGTGGTTTGAGTCCAAAGGAGGTTTTTTAAAGCGCTCTAACATTAAATATTTTGAACAATTTGTAGAAGTGATCACAAAAGCGTTTGGTAATGACTTTACTTATGTAACTATTCTGAATGAGCCAATGCTCTATACTTATTATTCTTTTAAAGATGGTAAATGGCCGCCTCAAGAAGAAAGTATCTTTAAGTATTTAAAAGTTGTTTTTAATTTAATACGAGCGCATAAAAAAGCTGCCAAAGTTTTACTTAAGTTTAGAGAAGACTATAAGATCGGTATAGCGCATAATGTAGCTGATTTTTACAGAGGTGATAATAAACTTTCGACTAAGTTAAACGTAAAGTTTTTAAATTATATTAATAACTTCTTCTTTTTGGATCGAATAAAAAAGTACTTAGACTTTGTAGGTGTAAATTATTACTTTGCTGATCGGCATTATGGGTTTGGCTTTTTTGGAAAGAATCCAGATAGAAATAGAAATGATATGGGCTGGAGTATGGAGCCAGCTCGAATTTCTAATGCCGTTTATAGTATTTGGTGCCGCTATAGACTCCCTACTATGATTACAGAGAATGGGGTAGCTGATTCAACCGATAAATATAGAAAGTGGTGGATCGGTGAGACTCTTAAAGAGCTAATCAAACTTAAGAAAAAGGGAGTGAATCTTATTGGCTATATTCACTGGTCGCTGCTCGATAACTTTGAGTGGGCCGAGGGTCATTGGCCAAAGTTTGGTCTAATTTCCGTCAACCGAAAAACTGGAGAAAGAAAAATACGCCCAAGTGCAAAGTGGTTTGCTAATATAATCCAGCGCATCCAAAGTCCCGGACCAAGAAGTGAACCGGTTACAGCAGCTAAAGAAGTCGATAAGTTAAAGTAG
- a CDS encoding NIPSNAP family protein produces the protein MIHEFRTYEVPNNVRKAFHERFKKHAMRIMERYGIKILMIWDEEIGDMQNFCYIIELQSLTEREEKWPKFNSDEEWSQIKKESAEKHGELVRKTHNKFLRPTKYSPIN, from the coding sequence ATGATACACGAATTTAGAACTTACGAAGTTCCCAACAACGTCCGCAAAGCTTTTCACGAACGCTTCAAAAAGCACGCTATGCGAATCATGGAGCGCTACGGAATCAAGATCTTAATGATCTGGGATGAAGAAATCGGAGACATGCAAAACTTCTGCTACATCATCGAATTGCAAAGCTTAACAGAACGTGAGGAAAAATGGCCTAAGTTTAATAGTGATGAGGAATGGTCTCAAATCAAAAAAGAATCCGCCGAAAAACACGGAGAGTTAGTTCGAAAAACCCACAATAAATTCCTCCGCCCCACCAAATACTCGCCCATCAATTAG
- a CDS encoding DUF1761 domain-containing protein translates to MNVEINNVAVLVAALSSMVVGSFWYSKSGFGKTWMKLSNVTEKQMKEGGFLPMVWALVRSLLTAYILAHVIFISNNFFGGSYFANSLTTGFYMWLGFGGVMMVMRDAFEGRPKNLTLLNVANEFVTIMVMALVIGLIGL, encoded by the coding sequence ATGAATGTTGAAATAAATAATGTTGCTGTGCTCGTTGCGGCACTATCTAGTATGGTGGTCGGTTCGTTTTGGTATTCTAAGTCTGGGTTTGGTAAAACTTGGATGAAGTTATCAAATGTGACTGAAAAACAGATGAAGGAAGGTGGTTTTTTACCAATGGTTTGGGCGCTGGTGCGTTCGCTTCTAACAGCGTATATCTTAGCGCATGTTATCTTTATCTCTAATAACTTTTTTGGGGGCTCATATTTCGCTAACTCATTAACAACCGGCTTTTACATGTGGTTAGGGTTTGGTGGAGTAATGATGGTTATGCGTGATGCTTTTGAAGGTAGACCTAAGAACTTAACCCTACTAAATGTTGCTAATGAGTTTGTTACAATAATGGTAATGGCTCTGGTGATTGGTTTGATTGGGCTTTAA